The Aminithiophilus ramosus genome contains a region encoding:
- a CDS encoding HD family phosphohydrolase: MTAMKNSDGPNKRNGTRRRLFRVLGAPALRLGWGVRVVLLVAAAAILLWGWWADSKDAYRVGRPAPQTYVALYTSSFEDREATDLLRQRVAEEVAAVLLKDGLLHRELEDQLRLLGGEGGMALLPPSLVQLLLDFPEGRRKALLEVAQSIGLDLLSKTNASLSIDDQELWSALESTGLDWSDRNVVFQMLDSLLEPTVRVDDEATVDLRKRRSAMVRPVERVLRSGEVIVKKDDIVTTQQAVLLSRQGFPEAHFPWRHFFFSLLAVLVWSFWPDVFILRRGLSFDQREWLFFVTLVVSGWLFQALGSRFGLDGLGILPFAGWAFLTLPRDFSFHLVLGAGTVGALLAMEAPSFAYLLLVMTSVAVAGLGHLLLHEIRSRVHLWQQFFLVGLGGAAAALLGRWWMGIGVTFERVGTYVLAAAALGMIVIAVLPLWENLFDVISPLRLIELSHPSNRLLKRLQVEAPGTYHHTLMVGTLAESAADRLGLNSLLVKAGAYYHDIGKLRRPQFFVENQFQGENVHDELAPTLSALIIISHVREGMDLAAEHGLPRVIRRFITEHHGTTCLGYFQRKAKAMGENLPREQFCYPGPRPQSAETALVMLADSTEAAVRAAGGNIQDVFELEETVGRVIESKLQEKQLDEVSFSLKDLATVKSVFVDVLRSMYHSRQVKEIPKPADTKQEGSA, from the coding sequence ATGACCGCTATGAAGAACAGCGACGGCCCCAATAAGCGGAACGGCACTCGCCGACGCCTTTTCCGGGTTTTGGGCGCTCCCGCCCTGCGCCTCGGTTGGGGTGTCCGTGTCGTGCTGCTTGTCGCCGCTGCCGCCATTCTCCTCTGGGGCTGGTGGGCCGACAGCAAAGATGCCTATCGCGTCGGAAGGCCGGCGCCGCAGACCTATGTCGCCCTCTACACCTCCTCCTTTGAGGATCGCGAGGCCACGGACCTTTTGCGCCAGCGCGTCGCCGAAGAGGTGGCCGCCGTCCTCCTCAAGGACGGTCTTCTTCACCGGGAGCTGGAAGATCAGCTCCGGCTTCTCGGAGGGGAGGGAGGGATGGCCCTCCTCCCTCCCTCGCTGGTGCAACTCCTTCTGGACTTTCCCGAGGGGCGCCGCAAGGCGCTGCTCGAAGTGGCCCAGTCCATTGGGCTCGATCTCCTCTCCAAAACGAACGCCTCTTTGTCGATCGACGATCAGGAACTCTGGTCGGCCCTGGAGTCGACGGGGCTCGATTGGTCCGATCGCAATGTCGTCTTCCAGATGCTTGACAGTCTCCTCGAGCCCACCGTCCGCGTCGACGACGAGGCGACCGTCGATCTGCGCAAGCGCCGTTCGGCCATGGTGCGCCCTGTCGAGAGAGTTCTCCGGAGCGGTGAAGTCATCGTCAAAAAAGACGACATCGTGACGACCCAACAGGCCGTTCTTCTCTCCCGACAGGGCTTTCCCGAGGCCCATTTCCCCTGGCGTCATTTCTTCTTCTCCCTTCTGGCCGTCCTGGTCTGGAGCTTCTGGCCCGACGTCTTCATCCTCCGTCGAGGCCTCTCCTTCGATCAAAGGGAGTGGCTTTTCTTCGTCACCCTCGTCGTCTCCGGATGGCTCTTCCAGGCTCTCGGGAGCCGCTTCGGTCTTGACGGCCTCGGCATTCTCCCCTTCGCCGGCTGGGCCTTTCTCACCCTGCCTCGGGATTTTTCCTTCCATCTGGTCCTCGGGGCCGGGACGGTCGGCGCCCTGTTGGCCATGGAAGCGCCGTCTTTCGCCTATCTGCTTCTGGTCATGACGAGCGTGGCCGTCGCCGGGCTGGGGCATCTGCTCCTTCACGAAATCCGCAGCCGCGTTCACCTCTGGCAGCAGTTCTTCCTTGTCGGTCTCGGCGGGGCGGCGGCGGCCCTCTTGGGGCGATGGTGGATGGGCATCGGGGTGACCTTCGAGCGCGTCGGCACCTACGTCCTCGCCGCCGCAGCCCTGGGCATGATCGTCATCGCCGTCCTTCCCCTCTGGGAAAACCTGTTCGATGTCATCTCCCCTCTGCGGCTCATCGAGCTGAGTCACCCCTCGAACCGCCTCCTCAAGCGTCTTCAGGTCGAGGCGCCGGGGACCTACCACCATACCCTTATGGTAGGGACTCTGGCCGAATCGGCAGCTGACCGCCTGGGGCTGAACAGCCTGCTGGTGAAGGCCGGAGCCTATTACCACGATATCGGCAAGCTTCGCCGCCCTCAGTTTTTCGTCGAAAATCAATTTCAGGGAGAGAACGTCCACGATGAGCTGGCGCCGACCCTGTCGGCCCTCATCATCATCTCCCACGTCCGCGAGGGCATGGACCTGGCCGCCGAGCACGGCCTGCCCCGGGTGATCCGGCGCTTCATCACGGAACACCACGGAACGACCTGCCTGGGATACTTCCAGCGCAAGGCGAAGGCCATGGGGGAAAACCTTCCTCGGGAGCAGTTCTGCTACCCCGGTCCGCGTCCCCAGTCGGCCGAAACGGCTCTCGTCATGCTCGCCGACTCCACGGAGGCCGCCGTTCGCGCCGCCGGCGGAAACATCCAGGACGTTTTCGAGCTCGAGGAGACGGTGGGACGGGTCATCGAATCCAAACTTCAGGAAAAACAGCTCGACGAGGTCTCGTTCAGCCTCAAAGACCTTGCAACGGTAAAGAGTGTCTTCGTCGATGTTCTGCGGTCGATGTACCACAGCCGACAGGTCAAGGAAATTCCGAAGCCGGCTGATACCAAACAGGAGGGATCTGCGTGA
- a CDS encoding PhoH family protein: protein MGSQSRHIPVDGGEVVARLVGPGDENLRALEERYPVSVVLRGSELTVQGPDGEVVELVSDLLVQFVAVARRGHRVTLPEVKLAMNALADGGRADVAGLLEEVTCITARGKAVRPKTAGQKRYIEAIGRNDIVFSIGPAGTGKTYLAVAVAVAALKAGHVNRVVLVRPAVEAGESLGFLPGDLQEKVAPYLRPLYDAFYELLSPERFARYVEKGVIEIAPLAYMRGRTLNDSFIILDEAQNTTPEQMKMFLTRLGFGSKAVVTGDVTQIDLPSGKDSGLKVVQHVLGGIEGIEFVTLGHRDVVRHEIVQKIVQAYDRYEEQRRPQ from the coding sequence ATGGGGTCTCAGAGCCGTCACATCCCCGTCGATGGGGGAGAGGTCGTCGCGCGCCTTGTCGGGCCGGGCGACGAAAACCTTCGGGCCCTCGAGGAGCGCTATCCCGTCTCGGTCGTCCTTCGCGGATCGGAATTGACCGTTCAGGGACCTGACGGTGAGGTCGTCGAGCTCGTCTCGGATCTGCTGGTCCAGTTCGTCGCCGTGGCCCGTCGGGGTCATCGTGTCACCCTTCCCGAGGTCAAACTGGCCATGAATGCCTTGGCCGACGGAGGCCGGGCCGACGTGGCCGGTCTCCTCGAAGAGGTGACGTGCATCACCGCGAGGGGCAAAGCCGTGCGTCCCAAAACGGCGGGGCAGAAGCGCTACATCGAGGCCATAGGCAGAAACGACATCGTTTTTTCCATCGGTCCCGCCGGAACGGGCAAGACCTACCTGGCCGTCGCTGTCGCCGTCGCGGCTCTCAAGGCGGGCCATGTCAATCGCGTCGTGCTGGTCCGTCCCGCCGTCGAGGCGGGAGAGAGCCTGGGCTTCCTCCCCGGCGACCTTCAGGAAAAGGTCGCACCCTACCTGCGCCCCCTGTACGACGCCTTTTACGAGCTTCTCTCTCCTGAGCGTTTCGCCCGTTACGTCGAAAAAGGCGTCATCGAGATTGCCCCGTTGGCTTACATGCGAGGCAGAACCCTCAATGACAGCTTCATCATTCTCGACGAGGCTCAGAATACGACGCCGGAGCAGATGAAGATGTTCCTCACGCGGCTCGGCTTCGGGTCGAAGGCTGTCGTGACGGGAGACGTCACTCAAATCGACCTGCCCTCGGGCAAGGACTCCGGTTTAAAGGTGGTGCAGCACGTTTTGGGCGGCATTGAAGGGATCGAGTTCGTGACTCTCGGGCACAGAGACGTCGTCCGCCACGAAATCGTCCAGAAAATCGTCCAGGCCTATGACCGCTATGAAGAACAGCGACGGCCCCAATAA
- a CDS encoding NifU family protein, whose product MELENRIKSVIDQSVRPALQSHGGDIDFVSFEAGSGLLKVLLKGACGTCPFAQETLRAQVETVLKDEFPEIIRVERA is encoded by the coding sequence ATGGAGTTAGAAAACCGGATCAAAAGCGTCATCGACCAGAGCGTCCGTCCCGCTCTTCAGAGCCACGGCGGCGATATCGATTTCGTCTCCTTCGAGGCTGGGTCGGGGCTCCTCAAGGTCCTTCTCAAGGGGGCCTGCGGGACCTGTCCCTTCGCGCAGGAGACGCTCCGCGCTCAGGTCGAGACGGTCCTCAAAGACGAGTTCCCCGAGATAATCCGAGTGGAACGGGCCTGA
- a CDS encoding pyruvate carboxylase subunit B translates to MTDVPKNGTRSNSSSGTPRGPEPAGEGPTASLPVTRRVGITETALRDAHQSIMATRLRTEDMLPVAEKMDDVGYHSLEVWGGATFDSAMRFLDEDPWERLRLLRKCFKKTKLQMLLRGQNLLGYRHYADDVVVEFVKRAVGNGIDIIRCFDALNDLRNLETAAAQVKKEGAHLQLAISYTISPVHTTKAFEELAFQMKAMGADSICIKDMAGLLSPSESYPLVKGIKERTGLPVQVHSHYTTGLAAMSYFEACRAGADVVDCAISPLSMGTSQPATEAMVAALAGTPYDTGLDLERLVPVAEHFRHVREHYSKLVVDLHGVDINILRYQIPGGMYSNLVSQLKEQNALDKLDAVLREVPQVRMEMGYPPLVTPTSQIVGTQATLNVLVGERWKVIPKEVKNYFLGYYGRPPAPVDEEIRGKAIGDEKAIEGRPGEHLRGEMADAVNAAGVWALQPEDYLSYVLFPAVAKDFLPRKFSKVTYRNIGLGEAIEGVAYPL, encoded by the coding sequence ATGACAGATGTCCCCAAAAACGGAACGCGATCGAATTCTTCTTCCGGAACCCCGCGAGGGCCGGAGCCCGCGGGAGAGGGGCCGACTGCCTCCCTTCCCGTGACGAGGCGCGTCGGCATCACGGAAACGGCCCTGCGCGACGCCCATCAGTCCATCATGGCCACCCGCCTTCGGACAGAGGATATGCTCCCCGTCGCCGAGAAGATGGATGACGTGGGCTATCACTCTCTCGAAGTCTGGGGCGGGGCCACCTTCGATTCGGCCATGCGCTTCCTCGACGAGGACCCCTGGGAGCGACTCCGTCTCCTGCGGAAGTGTTTCAAAAAGACGAAACTGCAGATGCTCCTGAGGGGACAGAACCTTCTGGGCTACCGTCACTATGCCGACGATGTCGTCGTCGAGTTCGTCAAAAGGGCCGTGGGCAACGGGATCGACATTATCCGCTGCTTCGATGCCCTCAATGATCTGCGTAACCTGGAGACGGCCGCCGCACAGGTGAAAAAGGAGGGGGCCCACCTCCAGCTGGCCATCTCCTATACCATATCGCCCGTTCACACGACGAAGGCCTTCGAGGAACTGGCCTTCCAGATGAAGGCCATGGGCGCCGATTCGATCTGCATCAAGGACATGGCCGGTCTCCTCAGTCCCTCCGAATCCTATCCCCTCGTCAAGGGCATCAAGGAGAGGACCGGCCTTCCCGTCCAGGTCCACAGCCACTACACGACGGGACTGGCGGCTATGAGTTATTTCGAGGCCTGTCGGGCAGGAGCGGATGTCGTCGACTGCGCCATCTCCCCCCTTTCCATGGGAACGAGCCAGCCGGCCACGGAAGCCATGGTGGCCGCCCTGGCGGGAACGCCTTACGATACGGGGCTCGATCTGGAACGTCTCGTCCCCGTGGCGGAACATTTCCGCCACGTCCGCGAACACTACAGTAAACTCGTCGTCGACCTTCACGGCGTCGACATCAACATCCTCCGCTACCAGATTCCCGGCGGCATGTACTCCAATCTGGTGAGCCAGCTCAAGGAACAGAACGCGCTCGACAAACTCGACGCCGTCCTCCGGGAAGTGCCTCAGGTCCGCATGGAGATGGGCTATCCTCCCCTGGTGACACCCACGAGCCAGATCGTCGGCACCCAGGCGACGCTCAACGTCCTCGTCGGCGAGCGATGGAAGGTCATTCCGAAAGAGGTGAAAAACTATTTCCTCGGCTACTACGGCAGACCTCCCGCACCGGTCGACGAAGAGATTCGGGGAAAGGCCATCGGCGACGAAAAAGCCATAGAGGGGCGTCCCGGCGAACATCTCAGGGGAGAGATGGCCGATGCCGTCAACGCCGCAGGCGTCTGGGCCCTCCAGCCTGAAGATTATCTGAGCTATGTCCTTTTTCCCGCCGTGGCGAAGGATTTTCTCCCCCGGAAATTTTCCAAAGTCACCTACAGGAACATCGGCCTCGGCGAGGCCATAGAGGGCGTCGCGTACCCCCTTTAG
- the mazG gene encoding nucleoside triphosphate pyrophosphohydrolase: protein MTCSKGEKFEALLDIMARLRAPDGCPWDREQRPQDLKPYIVEEAYELVDALDGDDGSVVEESGDLLLQVVFLAQMATEEGRYDMGDVVDAISAKLVRRHPHVFGDTEVEGSGDVARNWERIKGEERRERKKKDTLLSGVPRSLPGLLRAHQLQERAAKVGFDWPSGDLDSVLDKVAEEIEELRRARRLGEGRERVEEELGDLFFALANLARHLGANAEVVVQKANGKFSSRFNYIEERVRATGRAWQDYSLEELEGLWQEAKEVSAEV from the coding sequence GTGACGTGTTCCAAGGGGGAGAAATTTGAAGCTCTTTTGGATATAATGGCCAGACTGAGGGCACCCGACGGCTGTCCCTGGGACAGGGAGCAGCGTCCTCAGGATCTGAAGCCCTACATCGTCGAAGAGGCTTACGAACTGGTCGATGCCCTTGACGGCGACGACGGATCGGTCGTCGAGGAATCGGGCGATCTGTTGCTTCAGGTCGTCTTCCTGGCCCAGATGGCCACGGAGGAGGGGCGGTACGACATGGGCGACGTCGTCGATGCCATCTCGGCCAAACTGGTCCGGCGTCATCCTCATGTCTTCGGCGACACCGAAGTGGAGGGCAGCGGCGATGTCGCCCGCAACTGGGAGCGCATCAAAGGCGAGGAGCGGCGCGAGAGGAAGAAAAAGGATACGCTTCTTTCGGGTGTCCCGCGCAGCCTTCCCGGGCTTTTGCGGGCCCATCAGCTTCAGGAGCGGGCCGCCAAGGTCGGTTTTGACTGGCCCTCGGGAGATCTGGATTCCGTTCTCGACAAGGTCGCCGAAGAGATCGAAGAGCTTCGCCGGGCCCGTCGCCTCGGCGAGGGAAGGGAGCGGGTCGAAGAGGAGCTGGGCGACCTCTTTTTCGCCCTGGCCAACTTGGCTCGCCACCTCGGTGCCAATGCCGAGGTCGTCGTCCAGAAGGCCAACGGAAAGTTCTCGTCACGCTTCAACTACATCGAAGAGCGGGTTCGGGCCACAGGAAGGGCCTGGCAAGACTATTCCCTTGAGGAGTTGGAGGGCCTCTGGCAGGAGGCCAAAGAGGTTTCTGCGGAGGTGTAA
- the mfd gene encoding transcription-repair coupling factor, which translates to MASDGLPSGFFQLSQERWHRGTSVHVAAGGAAWLWACGAPSSPLLVLLPDGNQVRDFLWNAESLWPDVGRLHLEEPSLTGEGARAALLLQRGETLSRWHRGGGLLVASPGALMAPYSVHDRLFPVARGEAVGRETLLRWLQETGYERVDLVWAPGQFVVRGSIVDLFDPAYRLPLRLEFFDDDIESLRSFRPEDQRSVATFDRLELHGIHGRSELPPLEAFFPAEARLLLCDPAKIETQAEAFSWLWSRLAEEESLPPLLPWLDLAFTLGRLPRIRIEKDLARSALRRNILPLPSFRGRWRDVEASLVQWSSPWQVTVFSRNAQVLLWARERGCRTVEGSLSNGFQDLDNRIVCLTDTELLGLSTPPSGGRSVPREWSDQIHPGQWVIHEDYGLGRFLGVERVDVSGGTQEHLALQFAEDRRLLIPTAQIDRLTPHHPAPGEEPEPDDLRRRNWKKAVERSRESAQETARALLEIYAKRETLQGFAFPPDDALQEAFESSFPYVETNDQLRAIDDVKRDMERPVPMDRLIVGDVGYGKTEVALRAAFKAVLAGKQVALLVPTTLLAQQHQETFSGRLGPFGVEIGLLSRFVTTATQRKIIADTAEGKIDILIGTHRLVQKDVDFRDLGLLIVDEEHRFGVLHKERLKERFPHVDVLTLTATPIPRTLHLSLGGIRDISLISTPPRDRHPVITVAGPWRDDLVRRAVARELARGGQVFFVHNRVRTIGARAEMLRRLFPESRLSVAHGQMAEGPLERTVAAFVRGESDILVCTTIVESGLDIARANTLIVDDAQDLGLAQMYQLRGRVGRRSEQAFALFLYPDDKEISRESRERLEAIAEIADLGTGYRLSLRDLEIRGGGEIIGTSQHGHGADRVGYLYYYKMLEEEIARLKGEERRETVIEVRIPASISEGYIPQPAIRLALYRRILRARNGSELRDLALELDDRFGTMPSGVAFLLALARLRLLGATRGIARIVSGEDQTVIEGDIPRLAPLLLAAGGWLLTEGRAFGPGGSPALVDLASRIDDGNADESKKEGLHRDVFQGGEI; encoded by the coding sequence ATGGCGTCCGACGGGCTCCCCTCCGGTTTCTTCCAACTGTCCCAGGAACGATGGCATCGAGGGACGTCGGTTCACGTCGCCGCAGGCGGCGCCGCTTGGCTCTGGGCCTGCGGCGCCCCTTCGTCCCCCCTTCTCGTCCTCCTTCCCGACGGAAATCAGGTCCGCGATTTCCTCTGGAACGCCGAATCCCTCTGGCCTGACGTCGGGCGGCTTCACCTCGAAGAGCCCTCCCTTACGGGGGAGGGAGCGCGAGCGGCCCTTCTCCTTCAGCGGGGCGAGACCCTCTCCCGTTGGCACCGAGGAGGAGGGCTCCTTGTCGCCTCGCCGGGAGCGCTCATGGCCCCCTATAGCGTACATGACCGGCTTTTTCCTGTGGCCCGAGGCGAGGCCGTCGGTCGTGAAACGCTTCTGCGGTGGCTTCAGGAGACGGGATACGAGCGCGTCGATCTCGTCTGGGCGCCGGGCCAGTTCGTCGTTCGCGGCAGCATCGTCGACCTCTTCGACCCCGCCTACCGCCTTCCCCTTCGCCTGGAATTCTTCGACGACGACATAGAAAGCCTGCGTTCCTTCCGTCCGGAAGATCAGCGGAGTGTCGCCACCTTCGACCGGCTGGAGCTCCACGGCATCCACGGCCGGAGCGAACTTCCCCCTCTCGAAGCTTTCTTCCCCGCCGAGGCCCGCCTTCTCCTCTGTGACCCCGCCAAAATCGAGACACAGGCCGAGGCCTTTTCCTGGCTCTGGAGTCGCCTCGCCGAGGAAGAGTCTCTTCCGCCTCTTCTTCCCTGGCTCGATCTGGCCTTTACCCTGGGGCGCCTTCCGCGAATCCGCATCGAAAAAGACCTGGCCCGGTCGGCCCTGCGGCGCAACATCCTCCCCCTTCCCTCCTTTCGGGGCAGGTGGAGGGATGTCGAGGCCTCCCTCGTCCAATGGAGTTCTCCCTGGCAGGTCACCGTCTTTTCCCGTAACGCCCAGGTCCTTCTCTGGGCGCGGGAGCGGGGCTGCCGGACCGTCGAGGGCTCCCTCTCCAACGGTTTTCAGGACCTGGATAACCGGATCGTGTGCCTTACCGACACGGAACTTCTGGGCCTCTCGACGCCGCCCTCGGGCGGTCGGTCCGTCCCGCGCGAGTGGAGCGACCAGATTCATCCCGGCCAATGGGTCATCCACGAGGACTACGGGCTGGGACGCTTCCTCGGCGTCGAAAGGGTAGACGTCTCCGGCGGCACCCAGGAACATCTGGCCCTTCAGTTCGCCGAAGATCGACGCCTTCTGATCCCGACGGCGCAGATCGACAGGCTTACGCCCCATCACCCCGCGCCGGGAGAGGAGCCGGAGCCCGATGATCTGAGGAGGAGAAACTGGAAAAAGGCCGTCGAGCGAAGCCGTGAAAGCGCGCAGGAGACGGCACGGGCCCTCCTTGAGATCTACGCCAAACGGGAGACGCTCCAGGGATTCGCCTTTCCTCCCGATGATGCCCTTCAGGAAGCCTTCGAAAGCAGTTTCCCCTACGTGGAGACCAACGATCAGCTTCGGGCCATCGATGACGTCAAAAGGGATATGGAGCGTCCCGTTCCCATGGATCGCCTCATCGTCGGCGACGTGGGATACGGCAAAACGGAAGTGGCCCTTCGGGCCGCCTTCAAGGCCGTTCTCGCCGGGAAACAGGTGGCTCTTCTCGTCCCGACGACGCTCCTGGCCCAACAGCACCAGGAGACGTTCTCCGGTCGCCTCGGTCCTTTCGGCGTCGAAATCGGCCTTCTCTCCCGCTTCGTCACGACGGCGACGCAGAGAAAAATCATCGCCGACACGGCCGAAGGGAAAATCGACATCCTCATAGGAACCCATCGTCTCGTCCAGAAAGACGTCGACTTCAGGGACCTGGGGTTGCTCATCGTCGACGAAGAACATCGTTTCGGCGTTCTCCACAAGGAGAGACTCAAGGAACGTTTCCCTCACGTCGATGTCCTTACGCTGACGGCGACGCCCATTCCGAGAACGCTTCACCTCTCTTTGGGCGGCATTCGCGATATCTCCCTCATCTCGACGCCCCCCCGCGACCGTCATCCCGTCATCACCGTCGCCGGTCCCTGGCGGGACGATCTCGTCCGCCGCGCCGTCGCTCGCGAGTTGGCTCGGGGGGGACAGGTCTTTTTCGTCCATAACCGGGTCCGCACCATCGGAGCCCGAGCCGAAATGTTGCGACGTCTCTTCCCCGAAAGCCGCCTCTCCGTCGCCCACGGCCAGATGGCCGAAGGGCCGCTGGAGCGGACCGTGGCCGCCTTTGTCCGAGGAGAATCGGATATCCTCGTCTGTACCACCATCGTCGAAAGCGGCCTTGATATCGCCAGGGCCAACACCCTCATCGTCGATGACGCCCAAGACCTGGGGCTGGCTCAGATGTATCAGCTCCGCGGACGTGTCGGCCGCCGCAGCGAGCAGGCCTTCGCCCTTTTCCTCTATCCGGACGACAAGGAGATATCCCGGGAATCCCGGGAGCGTCTCGAGGCCATAGCCGAGATCGCCGATCTGGGCACGGGGTATCGCCTTTCCCTGAGAGATCTGGAAATACGAGGCGGCGGCGAGATCATCGGCACCTCTCAGCACGGTCATGGAGCCGATCGTGTCGGCTATCTCTACTACTACAAGATGTTGGAGGAGGAGATCGCCCGCCTCAAGGGGGAGGAACGTCGGGAAACGGTCATCGAGGTCCGGATCCCCGCCTCCATTTCCGAAGGCTACATTCCCCAGCCGGCGATTCGTCTGGCTCTTTACAGGAGAATTCTGCGGGCCCGGAACGGTTCGGAGTTGAGGGATCTTGCCCTGGAGCTCGACGATCGATTTGGTACAATGCCCTCTGGGGTCGCTTTTCTTCTCGCCCTGGCCCGTCTGCGTCTGTTGGGGGCGACCCGTGGCATCGCAAGGATCGTGAGCGGAGAGGATCAGACCGTCATCGAAGGCGATATTCCTCGCCTGGCCCCTCTTCTCCTTGCCGCCGGCGGCTGGCTTCTGACCGAAGGGCGGGCCTTTGGGCCCGGAGGCAGTCCTGCGCTCGTCGACCTGGCATCCAGAATCGACGACGGAAACGCCGATGAATCAAAAAAGGAGGGTCTCCATCGTGACGTGTTCCAAGGGGGAGAAATTTGA
- the pth gene encoding aminoacyl-tRNA hydrolase, whose amino-acid sequence MRLVVGLGNPGPRYAFSRHNVGWLVVDGILAPLEGTKARTRYHGLFWGPFSARGGEFSLLKPTTYMNLSGRSVGAACREIPLDPSRLLVVCDDIHLPLGKIRFRRRGSAGGHNGLISVIGAVGTDEVPRLRIGVGEPRGGDLADWVTAEFSRSEEPLLDRVLEVAVQAVEDWLGGEDMEKLAGRYNGLCLS is encoded by the coding sequence TTGCGACTCGTCGTGGGGCTCGGCAATCCCGGGCCCCGTTACGCCTTCTCCCGACATAACGTGGGATGGCTCGTCGTCGACGGCATTTTGGCCCCTCTTGAGGGGACCAAGGCTCGGACTCGCTATCACGGCCTCTTTTGGGGGCCGTTCTCGGCTCGGGGAGGGGAGTTTTCCCTCCTCAAACCGACGACGTACATGAATCTCAGCGGACGGTCCGTCGGCGCCGCCTGCCGCGAGATTCCCCTCGATCCCTCCCGTCTGCTCGTCGTCTGCGACGATATCCATCTTCCTCTGGGGAAGATCCGTTTCCGCCGCAGAGGTTCTGCCGGGGGGCACAACGGCCTGATTTCCGTCATCGGAGCCGTCGGCACCGATGAGGTGCCCCGGTTGCGTATCGGCGTCGGCGAACCGCGGGGAGGAGATTTGGCCGATTGGGTCACGGCGGAGTTCTCCCGTTCCGAGGAGCCTCTTCTCGACCGGGTCCTCGAGGTGGCCGTCCAGGCCGTAGAGGACTGGCTCGGCGGCGAGGATATGGAGAAACTGGCGGGCCGCTACAACGGGCTCTGTCTTTCGTGA
- a CDS encoding 50S ribosomal protein L25 has protein sequence MKDVFKIALTGREETGKGACRKVRAEGFVPVVFYGPGIEGALAAKADLKDLQPVFRAGNWETTLIHLSLPDGTEETALMKDVARDPLNGDLLHVDFYKLVKGHKVTVNVPVELVGREECPGAKAGGVVELHLHEVEMEVLPTEIPESIVVDVAALGLDDAILVCQIPFPESAHLLVDADEVVVAVSRPRGLVDSEEAEAPAEVEVVGKGKKGEEA, from the coding sequence ATGAAGGATGTTTTTAAAATCGCCCTGACGGGGCGGGAAGAAACGGGTAAAGGTGCCTGTCGGAAGGTCCGCGCGGAGGGGTTCGTCCCCGTCGTTTTCTATGGCCCCGGCATCGAAGGAGCGCTTGCCGCCAAAGCCGACCTGAAGGATCTTCAGCCCGTCTTCCGGGCCGGGAATTGGGAGACGACTCTCATCCACCTTTCGCTGCCCGATGGGACGGAGGAAACGGCTCTCATGAAGGACGTCGCCCGAGATCCCCTCAACGGCGACCTTCTCCACGTCGATTTCTACAAGCTCGTCAAGGGGCACAAGGTGACGGTCAACGTTCCCGTCGAGCTTGTCGGCCGCGAAGAGTGTCCCGGCGCGAAGGCCGGCGGCGTCGTCGAGCTTCACCTCCACGAGGTCGAGATGGAGGTTCTTCCCACGGAAATTCCCGAGTCCATCGTCGTCGACGTGGCGGCGCTCGGCCTCGACGATGCGATTCTCGTCTGTCAGATTCCCTTTCCCGAGAGCGCTCACCTTCTCGTCGATGCCGATGAGGTCGTCGTCGCCGTCAGCCGTCCTCGAGGCCTCGTCGACTCCGAGGAGGCAGAGGCGCCTGCCGAGGTCGAAGTCGTCGGAAAGGGCAAGAAGGGCGAGGAGGCTTAA